Proteins from one Niallia circulans genomic window:
- a CDS encoding PadR family transcriptional regulator has product MNVQFKKGVLELCVLVLLDKKDRYGYELVQKISDQIEISEGSVYPLLRRLTKEEYFTTYLQESTEGPPRKYYTLTEKGREYLQALLLEWQQFRDGVDTLIKEGASDE; this is encoded by the coding sequence TTGAACGTCCAATTTAAAAAAGGAGTCCTTGAGCTTTGTGTTCTTGTCCTGCTTGATAAAAAAGACAGATACGGATATGAGCTTGTTCAAAAAATTTCCGATCAGATAGAGATATCGGAAGGCTCTGTTTATCCACTGTTAAGAAGGCTAACAAAAGAAGAGTACTTTACAACCTATTTACAGGAATCCACAGAAGGTCCTCCAAGAAAATATTACACACTAACAGAAAAAGGGAGAGAATACCTCCAAGCATTGCTGCTGGAATGGCAGCAATTTAGAGACGGTGTTGATACTTTAATTAAAGAAGGTGCTAGTGATGAGTAA
- a CDS encoding helix-turn-helix domain-containing protein, with product MATLYSLVKESKHNPEALEEVIELFGPKVSKAVAQTSANEKDDLSQELKILLMKCIQLYDLDNVPGFWEFKDKLSKRNSS from the coding sequence ATGGCTACCCTGTATTCATTAGTTAAAGAGTCAAAACATAACCCTGAAGCTTTAGAGGAAGTAATTGAACTGTTTGGTCCTAAAGTCAGCAAAGCTGTCGCACAAACTTCAGCAAATGAAAAGGATGATTTATCACAGGAGCTGAAGATTTTATTAATGAAGTGTATTCAGCTTTATGACTTAGATAATGTCCCAGGCTTCTGGGAATTCAAAGACAAGCTTAGCAAGAGAAACTCATCATAA
- a CDS encoding YvrJ family protein, translated as MSIGDLTQWMSIISNYAFPVSVSLYLLLRIDKKLDMLKKELAERTKDERKENA; from the coding sequence ATGAGTATCGGAGATTTGACACAATGGATGTCGATTATCAGTAATTATGCATTTCCTGTCAGTGTTTCGTTATACCTTTTGTTAAGAATAGATAAAAAGCTCGACATGCTGAAAAAAGAATTGGCAGAAAGAACAAAAGATGAAAGAAAGGAAAATGCATAA
- a CDS encoding sigma factor-like helix-turn-helix DNA-binding protein, protein MYEESVDEVARFREENKDFMENVIVQGFLREQRNFKLFTDAVYHPSKENKDKVDEAFKKYYFTIRFTSYISSSIHFSALNFYKKLNLREKRFPLLLDADAEDGGKSYQDYMEDPTSNFETYAESEGIRESITEYIADPLLYAAIQSLSNAQKTVLYYAYIKKLNDTEIGAVIKKTQQNVSKSHQNALKKIYSYMARKKGGM, encoded by the coding sequence ATGTATGAAGAATCTGTTGATGAAGTAGCAAGGTTTAGGGAAGAGAATAAAGACTTTATGGAAAATGTGATTGTACAAGGTTTTTTACGAGAACAAAGGAACTTTAAGCTGTTTACAGATGCAGTTTACCATCCTTCAAAGGAAAACAAGGACAAAGTCGATGAAGCGTTTAAGAAGTATTATTTCACGATCCGCTTCACATCCTATATTTCCTCCTCTATCCATTTCAGTGCATTGAATTTTTATAAGAAATTAAACCTCCGTGAGAAAAGATTTCCTTTGCTGCTTGATGCAGATGCCGAGGATGGAGGCAAGTCATATCAGGATTATATGGAAGACCCAACATCTAATTTCGAAACATATGCAGAAAGTGAGGGTATAAGAGAGAGCATAACAGAATATATCGCTGATCCACTTTTGTATGCTGCTATACAATCACTCTCAAATGCTCAAAAAACCGTTCTGTATTATGCATACATTAAAAAGCTTAATGATACGGAAATTGGAGCAGTCATCAAGAAAACACAGCAAAATGTATCGAAGTCTCATCAGAATGCCTTAAAAAAGATCTATAGCTATATGGCGAGAAAAAAAGGAGGAATGTAG
- a CDS encoding dihydrodipicolinate synthase family protein, with the protein MTNPFIPFSIAMITPFMADGNLNLEGIPSLVEHYRKNKVPALLISGSTGEQHSMTIHERISLFHEVKKAAADDFLLYGGVASVLTKDTIELAVAAEGAGLNGIMLGFPPYLRISQQEAFHYVERICSHTSLPIMLYNNPPRTGFNLETETLISLTTQFPQIVALKEAGDPADILYVKQQLGNKFPVLSGSDLTIFENKEYGYDGVTSIVGNIIPNEMLAISQAINSGESDTAKAIFEKVKPLLISMLELGILRSIKFLLNEQGIHAGYCREPISTLSADEKVKLKSSYNTFLSKN; encoded by the coding sequence ATGACTAATCCATTTATCCCATTTAGCATTGCAATGATTACCCCTTTCATGGCGGATGGCAATCTCAACTTAGAAGGCATTCCCTCTTTAGTGGAGCATTACCGAAAAAACAAGGTTCCCGCCCTTTTAATAAGTGGCTCTACAGGTGAACAGCACTCCATGACGATACATGAGCGAATATCTTTGTTTCATGAGGTAAAAAAAGCAGCTGCCGATGATTTTCTATTATATGGGGGTGTTGCTTCCGTTCTAACAAAGGATACAATTGAACTTGCAGTTGCTGCAGAAGGTGCTGGACTTAATGGTATCATGCTTGGTTTTCCTCCCTATTTAAGAATCAGTCAACAAGAAGCGTTTCATTATGTAGAAAGAATTTGCTCGCACACTTCTCTGCCAATCATGCTCTATAACAACCCTCCAAGAACGGGATTCAACCTCGAAACTGAAACACTGATTTCTTTAACAACTCAATTTCCGCAAATTGTCGCGTTGAAGGAAGCTGGTGATCCGGCAGATATCCTCTATGTTAAGCAGCAATTGGGCAATAAATTTCCTGTTCTATCAGGTTCTGACCTTACTATTTTTGAAAACAAGGAATATGGCTATGATGGCGTCACAAGCATTGTCGGAAATATTATTCCTAATGAGATGCTGGCCATTTCACAAGCGATTAATAGTGGCGAGTCAGATACTGCTAAAGCTATTTTTGAAAAAGTTAAACCGCTATTGATATCAATGCTCGAGCTAGGTATATTAAGATCCATTAAATTCTTGCTTAACGAGCAAGGTATTCATGCAGGTTACTGCCGTGAGCCTATTTCTACTCTGTCTGCAGATGAAAAAGTTAAATTGAAATCTTCCTATAATACATTCCTCTCAAAGAATTAA